The proteins below are encoded in one region of Lactuca sativa cultivar Salinas chromosome 3, Lsat_Salinas_v11, whole genome shotgun sequence:
- the LOC111920223 gene encoding putative ripening-related protein 2 isoform X2: protein MKQTTILFLVLFIILISNAQSRDKIVTSKQHVKKRSLLVSGNITQAQMTISSFEKGGDSGRPSDCDGKYHSNSELIVALSSRWYNKGEGCFFVIKIYYHDKSVKAKVIDECRSKNCPDNIVVASTAVWEALQVPQSEWGEAVVTFSVPVPLL from the coding sequence ATGAAGCAAACCACCATCCTCTTTCTGGTTCTCTTTATTATACTTATCTCCAATGCTCAATCGAGGGACAAAATCGTAACTTCCAAGCAACATGTCAAGAAACGCTCACTTCTTGTTTCCGGCAATATTACACAGGCACAGATGACGATTAGCAGCTTTGAGAAGGGCGGAGATAGTGGCAGGCCGTCTGATTGTGACGGGAAGTACCACTCGAATAGCGAGTTGATCGTGGCATTGTCTTCCAGGTGGTATAATAAAGGGGAAGGGTGTTTTTTtgtaattaaaatatattatcaTGATAAAAGTGTAAAAGCTAAGGTGATTGACGAGTGTCGCTCAAAAAATTGTCCTGATAATATTGTGGTGGCGTCCACAGCCGTTTGGGAAGCACTTCAGGTGCCTCAAAGTGAATGGGGGGAAGCTGTGGTTACTTTTTCAGTACCG